A window of the Arachis duranensis cultivar V14167 chromosome 5, aradu.V14167.gnm2.J7QH, whole genome shotgun sequence genome harbors these coding sequences:
- the LOC107487865 gene encoding plant-specific TFIIB-related protein 1: MKCPFCSAAQGRCATTSSGRSITECTSCGRVVEERHSHPHHLFHVRAQDNPLCLVTSDLPNPEPSPITKDDDPFEPTGFITAFSTWSLEPIPLYLQSSLSFSGHLAELERTLESTSSSSSSSSSSSSTVVVDNLRAYMQIIDVASILGLDCDISDHAFQLFRDCCSATCLRNRSVEALATAALVQAIREAQEPRTLQEISIAANVPQKEIGKYMKILGEALQLSQPINSNSISVHMPRFCTLLQLNKSAQELATHIGEVVINKCFCTRRNPISISAAAIYLACQLEDKRKTQAEICKVTGLTEVTLRKVYKELLENWDDLLPSNYTPAVPPERAFPMTVIASGRSTTAKVDAIETTLDTEKLPEIKPNKPTEVSVTVPQSRGKDEAEVKSNTCAANHPTQNQQSTYWQSQLPSGTNSHPNVLQGMDIDRSESNHPHTEKMAEDTNGTASANSLNPSQLYSPPGSSASSVMRQFSASPSSGHVSVRLAQSPKTMPGYPEN, encoded by the exons ATGAAGTGTCCATTCTGCTCGGCGGCGCAGGGGCGGTGCGCCACCACGAGCTCCGGTCGGTCGATCACGGAGTGCACGTCATGCGGGCGCGTGGTGGAGGAGCGGCACTCCCACCCACACCACCTGTTCCACGTGCGGGCCCAGGATAACCCTCTATGCCTCGTGACCTCTGATCTCCCCAACCCCGAACCCTCTCCAATCACCAAGGACGACGACCCTTTCGAGCCCACGGGATTCATAACCGCCTTCTCCACCTGGTCCCTTGAACCCATCCCCCTCTACCTCCAGTCCTCTCTCTCATTCTCCGGCCACCTCGCCGAGCTCGAGCGCACTCTCGAATCCACCTCCTCCTCATCgtcgtcgtcttcttcttcttcttcgacgGTTGTGGTGGATAATTTAAGGGCGTACATGCAGATTATCGATGTGGCCTCCATACTTGGCTTAGACTGCGATATTTCCGACCACGCGTTTCAGCTGTTCAGGGATTGTTGCTCGGCTACTTGCCTCAGAAACCGTAGCGTTGAGGCTCTTGCTACTGCCGCTCTTGTTCAAGCTATTCGAGAGGCCCAAGAGCCTCGAACCCTTCAG GAAATTTCAATAGCAGCTAATGTACCACAAAAGGAAATTGGGAAGTATATGAAGATTCTGGGAGAAGCTTTACAGCTAAGTCAACCTATTAACAGCAATTCCATATCAGTCCATATGCCAAGATTTTGCACGCTCCTACAGCTCAACAAATCTGCTCAG GAACTGGCTACTCACATAGGAGAGGTTGTGATCAACAAATGCTTCTGCACTCGTAGGAATCCAATTAGCATTTCAGCTGCTGCTATATATTTGGCTTGCCAACTCGAAGACAAACGTAAAACTCAGGCTGAAATTTGCAAGGTAACTGGCCTTACTGAAGTCACTCTACGTAAAGTGTACAAGGAACTACTGGAGAATTGGGATGATTTGCTTCCATCAAATTACACCCCGGCTGTGCCTCCAGAGAGAGCATTTCCCATGACCGTAATTGCTTCTGGTCGCTCCACAACAGCTAAGGTTGATGCAATAGAGACCACTTTGGACACAGAGAAGTTGCCAGAAATCAAACCTAACAAACCGACTGAGGTCTCAGTCACTGTGCCACAGTCCAGAGGGAAGGATGAGGCCGAAGTTAAAAGCAATACCTGTGCCGCCAACCATCCCACACAGAATCAACAGTCAACTTATTGGCAATCCCAGCTTCCCAGTGGGACAAACAGTCATCCTAATGTTTTGCAAGGAATGGATATCGACAGATCAGAGAGTAACCACCCCCACACTGAAAAGATGGCAGAGGACACAAATGGCACTGCCAGTGCCAATTCTCTAAACCCAAGCCAACTTTACAGTCCTCCTGGTTCAAGTGCAAGCTCTGTTATGAGACAGTTTTCAGCTTCCCCTTCATCTGGACACGTGAGTGTTCGATTAGCGCAGTCACCTAAGACGATGCCAGGTTATCCGGAGAACTGA